The following are encoded together in the Perca flavescens isolate YP-PL-M2 chromosome 22, PFLA_1.0, whole genome shotgun sequence genome:
- the lsm5 gene encoding U6 snRNA-associated Sm-like protein LSm5: MNMAATPVTNPSQLLPLELVDKCIGSRIHIVMKTDKEIVGTLLGFDDFVNMVLEDVTEFEITPEGRRITKLDQILLNGNNITMLIPGGEGPEV, encoded by the exons ATGAACATGGCGGCGACTCCAGTAACAAATCCGTCACAGCTGCTCCCACTTG AGCTTGTGGACAAATGTATCGGCTCCCGAATTCACATCGTCATGAAAACGGATAAAGAAATCGTCGGCACCCTGCTGGGTTTTGACGACTTTGTCA ACATGGTCCTGGAAGATGTGACCGAATT TGAAATCACACCAGAGGGACGGAGGATAACCAAACTGGACCAAATCCTTCTCAATGGCAATAACATCACCATG CTCATTCCTGGAGGAGAAGGTCCTGAAGTATGA